The Hippoglossus hippoglossus isolate fHipHip1 chromosome 4, fHipHip1.pri, whole genome shotgun sequence DNA window TACTCAAGCGTAAACTCAGATTTGACTTGAGTCAAACTATGAACTGAACCATTCCAGCTTTGTATGAAGTCAGGACTCAAATCCTACAATGTGAATAGTTTACTTAAGCATCATAACCAAATAAGAAAATTAAGTTATGCAGTAGAGCCTgatatcagtcaggctctactGTTCATAGCTTCCTCCCATAGAAAAAAAATGGACTTTGATAAGTTTAATCaaatcattataaaaaaaaatattatttaaaccTCTTAAATACCATTTTGCAAGCATGCTTTGTATAAAGGGATGTCCTGAATTGCTGCAACTTCTAATACCGTTTCACAACACATTTATGGGGCTTGTGCCCGTCTTGTAACGACATAGTGTGATGGTGAAAGATGACAAACTTAAACTTACTTTGGCAGAACAATGTGAGACTCTCTTCTTTTGACCGGGGATGAGAGTGGTCTCTGggcctttctcctcctctgaatcCCTAGAGGGCTGAGAGGGCACAACAAACCATGTTGATTCAAATCAAATTCCACCAACTGGCATGAGCTAAATATGAATCTGGTCAGAAAAATCATGGTGGCAGTGCAGATACCTGTTTGGTTTGCCTGCCCTTGTCTTCCTTCTTTACATCCTTGGATTCGTTGAAGATCCGCAAACACTCCTCCATGGGATCTGAGTCAAGGTCAAAATCGTCCTGGAAACCGGAGATGTCGATTTCGAGATGATCCACTTCGTCCCTATCTGCGCTGCCTCCCTCCACGCCACCCTCATCGTCAGAGGAAGACGGAGTCAGCTCGGACACTTTCCTCTTGTTTAGACACGCCCTCTTTAAAGCATCAGCTGACTTTCTCACCAAAACTTCCTCTCcatcatcgtcgtcgtcatcgtcatcgtcatccACCTCCATCGGATCAGCCTCTTCTGGACTCTCGTCTCCAAACAGATCTGCGTGGCTCAGACTCTTCCGCTTGTTCTCAGGTCTTTTCCCATTTGATGAGCTGACGTTTTGCTTCGTCTTATTGCTGCTTGCAGAACTTCCTCTactgtgactgctgctgctgctgccaccctGAGAACtgcttttgttcattttcttcacatccttttctcttttactcGTGTCAAGTTTACCATTTTTATGTTGCCGGTCCTTATTCCTGCTGTGTTCCTTTTCCTTGTCTAATGTTTtgggtttctttctttccctcgaATCATTTTCTGTGTCTATGTGTCGTTTGCTTGAGTCTGTTTTAACTTTTTCCACAGCCTTGATTTTACCATCaattctctttttgtctcttccctccctctgaaTTTTATCACTGGTCTTATCCGTTATCGTGTTTTTACTATCATCTTTCTTCCCAAGActcttgttctctttttttGCAGACTCCTGGTTTGAGTGTTTTATTGAACCTTTGTCGTTGCGACTGCTGCTACCGCTTTTACTACTTAACGTTTTCTTTGCCTCTTTTTCAAATTTATGGATTTTCTCAGATTTGCCACTTTTCTCATGACTAATTCGACTAACCAGCTTATTTTTCTCTGGATTGCCCTTTCGTTTAATGTCTACCTGGACATCCGAGTCCTGTGCCGAGTCCTCTTTATTCCTTTGTGTCAGTGCATTTATTACACTTTcagttctctcttttttctccttcgcAAAAGCGACACCAGCCGTTCCAGTGTGGCCTTTTCTCTGCTGGAGATTTCTAAGAGAGGTGGGTCGATACTCCGTTCCAGAgctctcctcctcagagtcAGAAAAAGTGTATTTGGACATGTCTACACTcggctgctgtgtttttttcacagctACAACGTACTCCTCATCTGATAAATCACGCACAGGTAACTTGTGTGTCTTGCTCCCATGAGTCTTAACAGCCCGGGCAGCCTCTGCCCTCTTGCTCTTTGCTGCGATTCCTGCCGTGTAGTTGGAGAGTGGGTCATACTCCATGTCTGTAGAAGGTTTTGAATTGTCCAGAGTGTATTTACACTTTGAGGCGACTGCGCTGATTGAATACTTTGGGCTggaagggggagaggggagTTTGTACGTTTTTGTCCGAGTTGGAGGCTTTTTCAACGTAGGAACATATTCCATAGAGTTACTGTTGCTCCCCTGGTTGTCGGAATCCAAGGTGTACTTGCTGCAGCTGGGGGAGGGATTATAACCAACTGATGTGATCTGATAGCTCCCAGGATCGTAGGCcatgtgtgaagctgcagctttaCTTTTTGTGGCACGAGATGAAGACAAACTGGTACTCCCACTGGGATTGTATGGTTCGTCCCCAATTCGAGAGAGCTTCCTCTTCTCCCACTCCACCTCACTGCGGGCCTCCTCAATGGCCCTGTTGACCTGCTCCAGGGCCCCGCTGAAGTCCCCCGACTCAGCCGGCTTCCCATTCTGCTGCTCCTGGGGCCGCACCACTTCTGGGTTGAAGGGATCATAACCTTGCTCTGCAGGGACACAAGGGAAATAGTTGTATTCAAACTGAATGAAGACTCGTTTAAGATTTGAGTTTTCTAATAGAGAAGCACCGATCAAAGTTGCCCCAATATGGAGCTGGTATCTTGTTTGATGTGACCGATGCACATTAGATGATTTAAAATTTTCATTTGACTCCGATATAAGTTACAAGCTGCCattgaaatgtgatttaaagcTCCAGACAAACAAATTAATTGTCAAACCACATTCAACAACTAACTTTCACACTGGCTCTTAAACCTTTCAACACATCACACAACTA harbors:
- the rexo1 gene encoding RNA exonuclease 1 homolog isoform X2, which translates into the protein MLRSTGFFRGIDCPFYAESGDAGGGRNGCNRAYCHFRHSQQRRPSYGAPPADVKKHREPLSAQKEQGYDPFNPEVVRPQEQQNGKPAESGDFSGALEQVNRAIEEARSEVEWEKRKLSRIGDEPYNPSGSTSLSSSRATKSKAAASHMAYDPGSYQITSVGYNPSPSCSKYTLDSDNQGSNSNSMEYVPTLKKPPTRTKTYKLPSPPSSPKYSISAVASKCKYTLDNSKPSTDMEYDPLSNYTAGIAAKSKRAEAARAVKTHGSKTHKLPVRDLSDEEYVVAVKKTQQPSVDMSKYTFSDSEEESSGTEYRPTSLRNLQQRKGHTGTAGVAFAKEKKERTESVINALTQRNKEDSAQDSDVQVDIKRKGNPEKNKLVSRISHEKSGKSEKIHKFEKEAKKTLSSKSGSSSRNDKGSIKHSNQESAKKENKSLGKKDDSKNTITDKTSDKIQREGRDKKRIDGKIKAVEKVKTDSSKRHIDTENDSRERKKPKTLDKEKEHSRNKDRQHKNGKLDTSKREKDVKKMNKSSSQGGSSSSSHSRGSSASSNKTKQNVSSSNGKRPENKRKSLSHADLFGDESPEEADPMEVDDDDDDDDDDGEEVLVRKSADALKRACLNKRKVSELTPSSSDDEGGVEGGSADRDEVDHLEIDISGFQDDFDLDSDPMEECLRIFNESKDVKKEDKGRQTKQPSRDSEEEKGPETTLIPGQKKRVSHCSAKESTKVRPYKRASAQEVCYQRMQLAQHQAAQLSASVKAAAQSSSSSFPGERKRIAHRPSPQISSSKTSSADAKPAVSRVLSPNQTHQTVKAQTTAGILSKTMSTVTGKRMAHTPTMKSSSMKRPIIPTDFGAKVPTNVRQRYLNIFIDECVKFCPSEDAAFQMGLDEEKLVYERSSSKNIYLNVAVNTLKKLRSKCSSRPSPVTKDPGVFANRKAQSHEEVLGGRLAATTSFTVNRMGKQQEEKLTGLTLYRKLKTYMMTEEQLQEHGYPRFNPEAPGKAFVYNVPEKKAITDPLNKICCRCGAEYRINVNGNCVRKEECSFHWGRLRRHKGSGGWETNYNCCAGAVGAPGCQVCKQHVQDGRKESLDGYMSTFSKSLPPDGNGGVFALDCEMCYTKQGLELTRVTVIDSEMKVIYDTFVKPITKVVDYNTRFSGVTQEDLESATITLRDVQAVLLSMFSAESILIGHSLESDLFALKLIHSSVVDTAIVFPHRLGLPYKRALRNLMAEHLKRIIQDNVEGHDSSEDASACLELMIWRIKEDAKVKR
- the rexo1 gene encoding RNA exonuclease 1 homolog isoform X1 yields the protein MLRSTGFFRGIDCPFYAESGDAGGGRNGCNRAYCHFRHSQQRRPSYGAPPADVKKHREPLSAQKEQGYDPFNPEVVRPQEQQNGKPAESGDFSGALEQVNRAIEEARSEVEWEKRKLSRIGDEPYNPSGSTSLSSSRATKSKAAASHMAYDPGSYQITSVGYNPSPSCSKYTLDSDNQGSNSNSMEYVPTLKKPPTRTKTYKLPSPPSSPKYSISAVASKCKYTLDNSKPSTDMEYDPLSNYTAGIAAKSKRAEAARAVKTHGSKTHKLPVRDLSDEEYVVAVKKTQQPSVDMSKYTFSDSEEESSGTEYRPTSLRNLQQRKGHTGTAGVAFAKEKKERTESVINALTQRNKEDSAQDSDVQVDIKRKGNPEKNKLVSRISHEKSGKSEKIHKFEKEAKKTLSSKSGSSSRNDKGSIKHSNQESAKKENKSLGKKDDSKNTITDKTSDKIQREGRDKKRIDGKIKAVEKVKTDSSKRHIDTENDSRERKKPKTLDKEKEHSRNKDRQHKNGKLDTSKREKDVKKMNKSSSQGGSSSSSHSRGSSASSNKTKQNVSSSNGKRPENKRKSLSHADLFGDESPEEADPMEVDDDDDDDDDDGEEVLVRKSADALKRACLNKRKVSELTPSSSDDEGGVEGGSADRDEVDHLEIDISGFQDDFDLDSDPMEECLRIFNESKDVKKEDKGRQTKQPSRDSEEEKGPETTLIPGQKKRVSHCSAKSESTKVRPYKRASAQEVCYQRMQLAQHQAAQLSASVKAAAQSSSSSFPGERKRIAHRPSPQISSSKTSSADAKPAVSRVLSPNQTHQTVKAQTTAGILSKTMSTVTGKRMAHTPTMKSSSMKRPIIPTDFGAKVPTNVRQRYLNIFIDECVKFCPSEDAAFQMGLDEEKLVYERSSSKNIYLNVAVNTLKKLRSKCSSRPSPVTKDPGVFANRKAQSHEEVLGGRLAATTSFTVNRMGKQQEEKLTGLTLYRKLKTYMMTEEQLQEHGYPRFNPEAPGKAFVYNVPEKKAITDPLNKICCRCGAEYRINVNGNCVRKEECSFHWGRLRRHKGSGGWETNYNCCAGAVGAPGCQVCKQHVQDGRKESLDGYMSTFSKSLPPDGNGGVFALDCEMCYTKQGLELTRVTVIDSEMKVIYDTFVKPITKVVDYNTRFSGVTQEDLESATITLRDVQAVLLSMFSAESILIGHSLESDLFALKLIHSSVVDTAIVFPHRLGLPYKRALRNLMAEHLKRIIQDNVEGHDSSEDASACLELMIWRIKEDAKVKR